Genomic DNA from Cyanobacterium sp. T60_A2020_053:
GATATTGGCGAAGATATTACCCCTTATTGTCAATAATTTAGACTCTGCTGAGTTATGAATTATGAGTTATGAATTATGAGTTATGAATTATGAGTTATCGGTGGGTAAATACTAAATTATCCATTATTAATTATCGAAGAATAAAGAGTTTAAAACCTCGTTTTTAAACTGTGAGCAAAGAAACACGATAGTCCAAGCTATCTTTAAATTTACCTTTGCCCTTTGCCCTTTGCCCTTTTTATCAATTATCTATTAATTGCCATTTTTGTGCTTGATTCTCCAACCATTTTTCATCTTCTAGCTGTCGAATAATACGATTCACCTCATCTCTGAGGGATTGATATTTTAAACCCTTCGGCATTACTATTGCTAAAGGATAAACACCGTAATTTGAATCTAATAACCGATATGGGGGGTTTTCTTTCAGCCATCCCGTTAAAATTGTATTATCCCCAGCAAAACCTTGTACTTTCTTTTGTTGCAATAACTGCAAACCCTCTTGATAGGAAGCAACACCCACTAAACGATTATTTGGTAAATGGTAACGGAGATGAGGAATTGCCCTTGATCCTTGTATCACCGCTAAACTATCATTATCTTTTAAAGTGCCGTGATTTTGGTGAGTAATAATGGCGGTGTGCGCTAAATAATAAGGTAAACTAAAATTAACCACTCTTAAACGAGAAGGAGTGATGGTAACTCCTGCAATGGCTAAATCAACCTTATCATCAATCACCCCTTGCAAGCGCCCTTCATTGCTCAATTCCACAAATTGCACACCCAGCGCCCCTCCTCTCATTTCTGCCACTAATCTTTTGATTATCTCTATTTCTAAACCTTGTAACTCTCCCGTATTATCTCTGAAAGTTAACGGACGCTGGTGAGGATTAACACCAACGATAACATAACCTCGTTTTTCGATGTCGGGGAGGGGGAGGGCGCTGGATTCTGAGTTAGTTAATCCTGAGATTAAAAAGATTAGCGCCCCTAACACAGGCATTTTCCATGTCATCATAATTTAATTAAAGCATCTTGCAACACAGGTGGAAGAGAGCGCATAATTTTGCCTTTACTACTATCAATAGCCACCAAAGTAACTCTACCACTTACACACAGTTTGTGACAGGAAAGGCTAACAATTTCATAATCCCAATGTATCCTTACCCCCTTTGTTTTACACATTTTCACCCTCACAAAAGCACTTTCTCCCATCTGCAAAGATTGATGGTAACGTAAATTTAACTCCACCACCGGCAACTCACAACCAGCTTTCACCAAGTCAATATAATCAATACCAATAGTGTTTAAATATTCGATTCTCGCCTCTTCCATCCATTGGATATAGTTACCATGCCAGACAATTCCAGCATAATCGGTATGATGAGGATGAACTTTAATGGCATACTCAAACCATTTCTCAGTAGTTGCCCTTAAACTAGGATCAATTTCTATATCCGTTACTGGAGGTAGATTTTTTTGCTCTCTTGACATAGCCCATTTGTTGCTATAGCAATCCTATATGAATTGTGAGAATAACACTATATTACCAGAAAATAGGTCAAAAGGACAAAGGATAAGGAACGAAACCTGTATTTCGTTATATCATTATTTACATAGAAAAAAGTGCAAAAAATAGCATTTCTTCTCCAAGAATACTGTATTTTCTTGTTACAATTCAACAATCATTGATAAAAACTTGGAGTTTTTAAGAAGCTATGATTATGCTAAAACCTTTGATTTATAAACCTTTTTACTAACCACTCCCTTCACGACGCCACTTTTTCCGCAAACCCAAATTAGATGCTGATGTAGCTAAAATATTTTCTTCATCTGAATCTGTGAATTAAGCCTTGAGATTTTTAATAAAAATTACGATAGAAAATCAACTCAGATAAAAACCAGCGCCCTCCACCACATAAAGATGATGATAATATTATTTTTTCTTTTAAAAATTTAACGTTTATCTTAGAAATTAAGAATTTTGTATTACTAAATTATCTCGATGGATAACAGTTTCAGCGCCCTCCTTCCCTAAAATTTGATTAATTTCTCGAGACTTTTTACCCTTGATCAAGTTCAACTCATAACTACTATAATTAACAATACCGTGACCAAATTTGTCACCATTTTGACTGTATAAATCCACCGCTACCGCTGAATTAAACTCCCCTTCCACCGCAATAATTCCAGCTGACAAAAGAGACTTATTTTGTTCACACAGCGCCCTCCGCGCCCCATCATCGAGGATAATTTTACCTTCTGTAATTAAACCATGGGTTAACCAACGTTTACGGGCATTTTCTGGACGTGGTTGGGGTTGAAAACGAGTGCCGATAGATTCCCCTGCTAAAATTTCTTTGATATTTTGCGGTTTTTCCCCATTGGTAATAACAGTAGTAACACCAGCTTTGGTAGCAATACGCGCCGCACTAATCTTAGTAATCA
This window encodes:
- a CDS encoding acyl-CoA thioesterase; protein product: MSREQKNLPPVTDIEIDPSLRATTEKWFEYAIKVHPHHTDYAGIVWHGNYIQWMEEARIEYLNTIGIDYIDLVKAGCELPVVELNLRYHQSLQMGESAFVRVKMCKTKGVRIHWDYEIVSLSCHKLCVSGRVTLVAIDSSKGKIMRSLPPVLQDALIKL
- a CDS encoding transporter substrate-binding domain-containing protein — protein: MMTWKMPVLGALIFLISGLTNSESSALPLPDIEKRGYVIVGVNPHQRPLTFRDNTGELQGLEIEIIKRLVAEMRGGALGVQFVELSNEGRLQGVIDDKVDLAIAGVTITPSRLRVVNFSLPYYLAHTAIITHQNHGTLKDNDSLAVIQGSRAIPHLRYHLPNNRLVGVASYQEGLQLLQQKKVQGFAGDNTILTGWLKENPPYRLLDSNYGVYPLAIVMPKGLKYQSLRDEVNRIIRQLEDEKWLENQAQKWQLIDN